The DNA region GCAATTTTACATGCTTGACTAGTTCGCCGACCACAACCTCAAAAACCCTTTTTCCCTTCTTTGCAGAAGCCGTTTTTGAAACGCCAAAAACCCCAGAGCTTGTATAATCCGCAGTGCCCAGAGGAAGCGTCACGCCTTCTGTTTGTGTTTTGTGCTTGCGCGTTTCCTCATCAACGGCCTTTTTCATGTTGACCATTTGTGGATGCAAAGCCAAATTTACCGAAGTTTCTTCCGCTCCAGCGTGTCCTCTTTCTTCCGGTTTGAAGATGTCTGGCAAAAGTTTGCTCGCTGCGGGCCACCACTGAAAGACTGAGATGAAAATTCCTTTTTCGCGCATTTCTCGAGCCAGTTCAGCAAGAGCGTGAAGGTTGCCGCCGTGTCCATTTACTATTACAATTTTCTTTACGCCATAATAATTCAGTGCGAGACATGCTTCTTTCACGTAGTTTTTGAATGTTTTAGGCGAGATGAAAATGGTTCCACAGAATTGTTTGTGATGTGAACTAACGCCGAAAGGAACAACTTGCAAACATAAAACGCCAGTGCGTCTGGCGGTTTCTTCGGCTATCGCCTTAGCGATTAGATGGTCTGTTCCAAGGGGGTTTTGAGGACCATGCTGCTCGTTGGAGCCGACGGGTAAAATGGCGATATCGTTTTTAGCGAAGTATTTTTTGGCTTCAGCCCAGCTCATCTCATGCAACAAAACCTTCAACTGTTTCACCTTCACGAAATCGCTTATATTAAGAGGTTAATGATATAAAATTTGCATTGAAACGGTGAACGAGTTGAAGGCTTTGATTCTTGCTGGAGGCTTCGGCACAAGGTTGAGACCGCTTAGTTGCACAAGACCTAAGATTCTATTTCCAATAGTCAACAAGCCGTTACTAGAATGGACTTTTGAAAGGCTGGCCAATAATGAAATAGACGAAGTCGTATTGGCGGTCAGTTACCAAACAGAAACTTTCATTAAACTTTCGCGAGTTCCGAAACATGGAATACACATTACCTATTCTCGAGACCCTTTAAGAAAACCGCTAGGCACAGGCGGACCAATAAAAAAGGCTCAAAAACTAATTGGTTACGACACGTCTTTTTTGGTTATAAACGGAGACATTTTTGCCGATGTAAACTATACTGAATTATTGAAGAGACATAAAGAAAAGTGTGCCTTAGCGACGATTGCTCTTCACAAAGTCGAAGACCCAAGCAGATTTGGAGTAGCTGAGCTAGCAAAGGATGGTCGCATAAAGAGGTTTGTTGAGAAACCCAAACGCAAAAAGGCTCCATCTGATTTGATAAATGCTGGAGTGTACGCCTTCAACCCAGAAATCTTCGAGTATATCCCCAAAGGAAGAAAAGTGTCTCTTGAACGCGAAGTTTTTCCAAAACTCGCTGAAAAAGGCATGCTTTACGGATATGTTTTTGATGGTTTATGGACGGATATAGGCAAACCGGAAGACTATTTGGAAACTAACAAGACTCTGCTGTCTTCGATTGCAAAGCAACAAAAGTTGAAGACTAAAAGCAACGTAGAGATAAGAAGTCCCGTGGCTTTCGACAAGGGAGTTTCAGTAGGAGAAAAGGCAGTTATTGGTCCTTTTTCAGTTTTAGGACGAAACGTTAATGTCGGCAAAAGTGCTCAGATACGAGAATCTGTGATTTTTCCAAACACAGTAATATCTGATTTTTCAACAATAAACAACGCGATAATCGGCGAAAACGCGATTATAGGAGAAAACGTTAAAATCGAAAAAGGATGCGTAATAGGAGACCACGCAAAAATAAAAGACAATGTGTCACTTGCAAGCGGAGTATGGGTGTGCCCCGCAAAGGAAGTTTCAGAAAGCGTATTAACGCCAAAGTGCATCGCTTAGAAAGGAGAACCCAAAAATTATGCAAAGCTCGAAACGTTTGTTTGGAACAAACGGAATTCGTGGATTAGCCAACAAGGAGTTAACTCCGGAAGTTGCGATTAAAATTGGATGCGCAATAGGCACTTTCTTTAAACGAGGAACGCTCATAGTTGGATATGATGCGAGAACAAGCAGTCCAATGCTTTCAAAGGCAGTTATCTCTGGATTAAACGCAACCGGATGCGACGTGCTTTTCGCTGGGATGGCGCCTACACCTGCATTACAATACGCGGTCAAAACAAAAAGAACGGATGGCGCTGTAATAATAACTGCTTCGCATAACCCACCAGAATATAATGGGATAAAAGTTGTTTGGAATGATGGAATCGAACTTTCTCGCGAACAAGAAATAAAAATTGAAAAAATATTCTTCCAAGATAAAATACGCTATGTAGAGTGGAACAATCTAGGTGAAACACACGAACTGCCGGGAATAATTGACGAGTACATAGAAGCCGTAAAGGCGCATGTTGACGTTGCAAAAATAGCGAAAAAACATTATCACATCGTTGTTGACGCGGCAAACAGCGTTGGCAATCTAGCCGCGCCAAAACTACTTCGAGACTTAGGATGCAAAATCACAACATTAAACGGAAACATTGATGGAACCTTCCCTGGAAGATTACCGGAACCTCGCCTAGAAAACCTCAATGATTTAGCTTTAACCGTGAAAGCCGTAGGCGCAGACTTAGGCGTAGCCTATGATGGAGACGCCGACCGTTCGGTTTTTGTTGATGAAAAAGGGGAAATTTACTGGGGAGACAAAACCTTCGCATTAATAGAAAAATATTTCTTACAGGATAATCCAGGCGAAAAGATTGTCACGCCAGTAAGTTCTTCAACCTTGATTAAGGACGTAGCTGACGCTTACGGCGGAGAACTGGTGTGGACTAAAGTGGGAAGTGTCACAGTCGCACAGACCATGAAAAAGTTGAAAGCAAAACTTGGCGGAGAAGAAAACGGCGGAGTCTTTTATGGACCGCACCAATCAGTCAGAGACGGTGCGATGACAACAGCCCTAATTTTAGATATTATGGCAAGGACAAACGAAAAACTTTCAAAGCTTCTGGAAGATTTGCCAAAATATTTTATAGAAAAAGGCAAAGCGGAATGCCCTGAAACGCTTAAAGAGGCGGTTCTGAAAAAGTTGACAGCGCAAGTAAAAGGATTGAAAATAAGCACTATTGACGGCGTCAAAATATGGTTTGAAGACAAAAGCTCTATTTTGGTCCGCCCCAGTGGAACAGAGCCAATTTATCGGTTGTATGCAGAAGCCAAAACAGAGAAGAAAGCGCTGGAACTTGTCCGCGAGTACACATTAAAACTGGAAAAGATAATTAAGAGTTTGAAGAGTTAAAACTGCCCTTCACACTAACCATTAAGAGGCTACTTGAAATGTCACCAACAATACTAAACATAAGACCAGAAGAAATCGACACACCAGAAAAACGCAGAAACTATACAATCAGTATAATAGGCTGCCGAGAAACCGGCATACTCCATGCCTACCTTTTCGCTGAAGCAGGATTCAAAGTCATATGCGCAGATACAGACCAAACAATAGTAAATGCAATAACAAAAGGAAAAATTCCTTTTCTAAAACGTGAAAATGAGCTTAAACTGAAAAGTTACATAAAAACAGGGTTGTTAAACGCCATAAATGACATACGTACAGCCGCTTCCAAAAGCGATGTTGCGGTCATAACCCCTTCCGTGAAAATTGATGAAAAGAAAAAACCCAATTATTCAGAAATTGAAAGCATCTGCAAACAAGTTGGATTAGGTCTTCACCATGGCGCCTTAATAATTATCGTAAGCACCACAGGAGTAGGCGTTATAGAAGGGCTAATTAAAGAAACCTTGGAAAACACTTCGGGACTTAAAGTCGGAACTGATTTCGGCTTAGCCTACAGTCCAATTCAAATATTTGAAGGACAAACATTAGAAAAATTGGCGAATCATAAGCGAATTGTAGCAGCAACGGACAAGGACAGCTTAAATGCCACATCAATAATCCTTGAGAAAGTTTCAAAGAATGGAGTGAGAAAAGTGCAGAACATAAAAGTAGCAGAAGCAACAGCGCTCCTTGAAATAGTACACCGCGATGTTAATGTAGCACTTGTTAATGAGTTGGCTATTCTCTGCGAAAAATTAGGCATAGATGCTATCGAAGTCTGCAAACTTGCAAATATTAGCGATAACACAACTATTCCTTTCCCACAGTTCACTCAAGAAGAGACACAAGAAAAACCGCATCTTTTATTGGAAGATGCAGAGAACCTCGATGTAAAACTTCGCCTATCCACAATTGCCAGAGACATAAATGACGAAATGATTAAACACGCAATTAACTTGACTAAGAACGCTTTGAAAACATGCGGAAAAACACTAAGACGAGCACGAATTTCTCTGTTCGGAATTTCACAACTACAAAATACGAGAGGAAACCCAAAAAGAATAGTAAAAGAACTCGCAGAAATGCTGGAAGCTAGAGGCGCCAGAGTCAACCTTTGCGACCCATACTTTTCAAGAGAAGAATTATCTGATATACACCACGCTTTTAGCAGAAACTTATTCGAAGCAGCAGAAGGCGCTGATTGCATACTAATACTCACGGGACACGAGCAGCTCAAACGCTTAAACTTAAAAAAACTGAAAGTTTTAATGAAAATGCCAGCGGCAATCATCGATTTTGAAGGAATTATTGAACCTGACAAAATTGAAAAGGAAGGCTTCATATACCGTGGTCTAGGAAGAGGAGTGTGGACAAAGTGAAAAAACTAGGCGTAGCGGTGATTGGGACAGGTTTCTGGGGAAGAAACCACGCAAGAGTATTCAAGGAATTGGAAGAAACAGAACTTTTAGCCGTCTGCGACATCGACGCTGAAAGAGCGAAGAATGTGGCTAAACAATTCGGAGTAAAACCTTACACAGACACGGGAAAACTGCTGAGAAGAGACGATGTAGAAGCAGTGAGCGTTTGCACGTGGTCGACAAGCCTTGCAAAAGAAGCCCTAAAAGCACTGAAAGCTGGAAAACACGTTTTAGTTGAGAAGCCCATGGCTGCGAACACGAAACAAGCAGAAAAACTGTTAGAAACAGCCAGAAAAGAAAGGTTGCACCTCACCGTCGGCTTTTTGATGCGATTTATTCCTGGACTACAGCACATTAGAAAGGCGGTTGAAAACAAGACACTTGGCGAAATTGTCTGTGCAACATCGAAAAGAGTTTCCCAGTGGCCAGAAAGAATAGGCGATGTTGGCGTAGTCAAAGACACAGCCATACACGACATAGACATAATGAGATACTTATTTAATGAAGAGCCAACAGCTGTTTACGCCAAAACCGGAAACATGAGACACAAAAAATTTGAAGACTACGCACAGATAATGCTCACCTTCAAAAGCGGAAAAAGCGCTTTCATCGAGTCAAACTGGCTGACACCATACAAAACACGAATACTAACAGTCACCGGAAGCACAGCGATAATGAAGCTGGATTATATCACACAAGAATTAACTGTGGAAGACGTGAAAGAAACTGTGCAGCCCAGATACCCTTGGCAAGAACCACTGAAACTTGAGCTTAAGCACTTCGCAAACTGTGTCATGAAAAAGGAAAAACCACTAATAACTGGAATGGACGGCTTAAGAGCCCTTCAAATCGCTGAGGCAGCGTTAAAATCCTCTGTAACAGGCAAAGCAGTAAAGCTAAGATAAAATATGATTGAAAGTTGCGTTTCGTCCTAACTTTTCAGGTTGAAAGGCTTACCTTCACGCTGAACCTTTTCTGGAACCTTTTCCTTCCACTTTTTCAAGAATGGCAAATCTTCATTTTCTTTTCGCAATTCATCAGGTAACATTTCTGGAATCTCGTCGCGTATCGGATACCATCTTAAACATTTAGGACAAACA from Candidatus Bathyarchaeota archaeon A05DMB-5 includes:
- a CDS encoding creatininase family protein is translated as MKVLLHEMSWAEAKKYFAKNDIAILPVGSNEQHGPQNPLGTDHLIAKAIAEETARRTGVLCLQVVPFGVSSHHKQFCGTIFISPKTFKNYVKEACLALNYYGVKKIVIVNGHGGNLHALAELAREMREKGIFISVFQWWPAASKLLPDIFKPEERGHAGAEETSVNLALHPQMVNMKKAVDEETRKHKTQTEGVTLPLGTADYTSSGVFGVSKTASAKKGKRVFEVVVGELVKHVKLLKNTKIEDLMQKPKA
- a CDS encoding NDP-sugar synthase codes for the protein MKALILAGGFGTRLRPLSCTRPKILFPIVNKPLLEWTFERLANNEIDEVVLAVSYQTETFIKLSRVPKHGIHITYSRDPLRKPLGTGGPIKKAQKLIGYDTSFLVINGDIFADVNYTELLKRHKEKCALATIALHKVEDPSRFGVAELAKDGRIKRFVEKPKRKKAPSDLINAGVYAFNPEIFEYIPKGRKVSLEREVFPKLAEKGMLYGYVFDGLWTDIGKPEDYLETNKTLLSSIAKQQKLKTKSNVEIRSPVAFDKGVSVGEKAVIGPFSVLGRNVNVGKSAQIRESVIFPNTVISDFSTINNAIIGENAIIGENVKIEKGCVIGDHAKIKDNVSLASGVWVCPAKEVSESVLTPKCIA
- the glmM gene encoding phosphoglucosamine mutase → MQSSKRLFGTNGIRGLANKELTPEVAIKIGCAIGTFFKRGTLIVGYDARTSSPMLSKAVISGLNATGCDVLFAGMAPTPALQYAVKTKRTDGAVIITASHNPPEYNGIKVVWNDGIELSREQEIKIEKIFFQDKIRYVEWNNLGETHELPGIIDEYIEAVKAHVDVAKIAKKHYHIVVDAANSVGNLAAPKLLRDLGCKITTLNGNIDGTFPGRLPEPRLENLNDLALTVKAVGADLGVAYDGDADRSVFVDEKGEIYWGDKTFALIEKYFLQDNPGEKIVTPVSSSTLIKDVADAYGGELVWTKVGSVTVAQTMKKLKAKLGGEENGGVFYGPHQSVRDGAMTTALILDIMARTNEKLSKLLEDLPKYFIEKGKAECPETLKEAVLKKLTAQVKGLKISTIDGVKIWFEDKSSILVRPSGTEPIYRLYAEAKTEKKALELVREYTLKLEKIIKSLKS
- a CDS encoding nucleotide sugar dehydrogenase, with the protein product MSPTILNIRPEEIDTPEKRRNYTISIIGCRETGILHAYLFAEAGFKVICADTDQTIVNAITKGKIPFLKRENELKLKSYIKTGLLNAINDIRTAASKSDVAVITPSVKIDEKKKPNYSEIESICKQVGLGLHHGALIIIVSTTGVGVIEGLIKETLENTSGLKVGTDFGLAYSPIQIFEGQTLEKLANHKRIVAATDKDSLNATSIILEKVSKNGVRKVQNIKVAEATALLEIVHRDVNVALVNELAILCEKLGIDAIEVCKLANISDNTTIPFPQFTQEETQEKPHLLLEDAENLDVKLRLSTIARDINDEMIKHAINLTKNALKTCGKTLRRARISLFGISQLQNTRGNPKRIVKELAEMLEARGARVNLCDPYFSREELSDIHHAFSRNLFEAAEGADCILILTGHEQLKRLNLKKLKVLMKMPAAIIDFEGIIEPDKIEKEGFIYRGLGRGVWTK
- a CDS encoding Gfo/Idh/MocA family oxidoreductase codes for the protein MDKVKKLGVAVIGTGFWGRNHARVFKELEETELLAVCDIDAERAKNVAKQFGVKPYTDTGKLLRRDDVEAVSVCTWSTSLAKEALKALKAGKHVLVEKPMAANTKQAEKLLETARKERLHLTVGFLMRFIPGLQHIRKAVENKTLGEIVCATSKRVSQWPERIGDVGVVKDTAIHDIDIMRYLFNEEPTAVYAKTGNMRHKKFEDYAQIMLTFKSGKSAFIESNWLTPYKTRILTVTGSTAIMKLDYITQELTVEDVKETVQPRYPWQEPLKLELKHFANCVMKKEKPLITGMDGLRALQIAEAALKSSVTGKAVKLR
- a CDS encoding Trm112 family protein, yielding MKKKLMEILACPIDKHHPLELHVFEEKDEIVEGLIVCPKCLRWYPIRDEIPEMLPDELRKENEDLPFLKKWKEKVPEKVQREGKPFNLKS